From Bacilli bacterium PM5-9:
GAAACCTCTATTTTTTTATGACATTTCATACAATATAAATCATATAAATTACCATGAAACTCTAAAAGGTTTTTTGAACCAGCTTTTGAATGTAACTGATCAATGTTTTGAGTAATTACAGTTACATTTTTTGTTTGCTCTAAATTAGCCATAACATTATGAATAACATTCGGTTTAGCATTTGGATGATATAATTCTTTTACAAAACTATAAAACTTTTCAGTCTCATTCACAAGGCAAGTATGACTTAATAAATATTCAGGATTTTCTTTATTAGAATAAACTCCATTCATTGAGCGATAATCAGGTATTCCAGATAAAGTAGAAACACCCGCACCAGTTAGAAAAACTAAATTATTTGATTTATCAATTATTTTTATTATTTCATCTAACTTCATTTAATTACACCCTATCTAATAATATATTTAAAGCTATTTACACGCTGATTTTATTGTATTACAAATACTTTCTAAATCATCTTGCGATTCTTTACTTTGCGAAACAACAACCTTCTTTAATTTATCCTTTTCTTTAAATGTTATAACAATCATTTCAATAATCATTAACTCATCCTTACTTCCAGCAGAAGGTGCAAAATCACCTAAAATCATTGTAGAAGCAATAGAAACACTATGCATAAACTGCATGTGATCAACAAGTTCAACATTCTTTATTTCAGAAAATTTTATACTCTTATTTTTATTAAAAAGTAATTTATCTTCACAAATACTTAATCTAATTACAGTATTTTTTTGAATTCTATCTTCTATTCCTAGTAGATGAACTACATTATAATAAGCTGATACTTTTCCATATTCACTATCAATATATTTATTATAATATTTTGCAATATTATCGCAAATATTATCATACTTTTTTTCAAATTCTAATTCTAAATCACCATTAGTAGTTTTTATTATTAAACTACACTCTTTATCTTTGCTAAATAAACCACCTTGAGCATCTTTAAATTCAATAGAAACAATTTCAGTATAATAAAATTGTTGAACTAAATTATCATCTTTATAAATTTCTAATCTATTAGAGCAATATTTAAATAAATTGCCCTTAAAACTAAATATATTTTCCATATAAATTAATTTCTCCTTACATTTATTTTTTATCAACTAATTGAATAGTTACACCATTTGGATCCTTAATAAAAAAGTACTTCATACCATCAACTTGCACAACTTCATCTTTATTGAACTGAATATTTAATTTCCTTAATTTATCAAACCACATATTTGTATCATCAATTTCAACACCAATAGATATTCCACCATTAACGTTAATTACATCTTCTCTTGGTTGGTAAATCAATTCAATTTGAAGATTATTTGCTTGTAAAAAAGTTAATTCCATTGGGCCAACTTTAAAATTGTTAGCAATTTTCAAATCAAATAAATCAGTATAAAATTTGACTGACTGCTCCATATTGTTAACTTGAATAGTTATCCAACAAACATTCATAATAACACCTCCAATTAAAGTCCAATCTATTACAATTATAACATAAATATTACTATTTTATTTTAAAAGAAAACAAATATTATTAATGGAAATAAAAAGAGATAACAATCTATCTGTTATCTCAATTATGAAATTTTGAGTTTTTATCCGCCTAAAATTATTCTTGCCATGTATTCAATAAATATACCAAAATAATTACCGAAAACATAACCTAGAGTACCAACTAACATTACAGGAGCAACTAATTCTGTCCAACCTTTTGAAATAGCAAGTGCTGCTGCTGTAGTAGGACCACCAATATTAGCATTTGATGCAACAATACCTTCCTCTAATGAGAATTTGAATGTTTTAGCTGCAATAAAAGTTACTAACATATTAATAATAACCATAATTGCTGCAAACACTAATAAGATAGGTGCATTCGTAATGATTTTTGGAATTGAAGC
This genomic window contains:
- a CDS encoding lactoylglutathione lyase (product_source=KO:K01759; cath_funfam=3.10.180.10; cog=COG3324; ko=KO:K01759; pfam=PF00903; smart=SM00364; superfamily=54593) — its product is MNVCWITIQVNNMEQSVKFYTDLFDLKIANNFKVGPMELTFLQANNLQIELIYQPREDVINVNGGISIGVEIDDTNMWFDKLRKLNIQFNKDEVVQVDGMKYFFIKDPNGVTIQLVDKK
- a CDS encoding NAD-dependent deacetylase (product_source=KO:K12410; cath_funfam=3.40.50.1220; cog=COG0846; ko=KO:K12410; pfam=PF02146; superfamily=52467) encodes the protein MKLDEIIKIIDKSNNLVFLTGAGVSTLSGIPDYRSMNGVYSNKENPEYLLSHTCLVNETEKFYSFVKELYHPNAKPNVIHNVMANLEQTKNVTVITQNIDQLHSKAGSKNLLEFHGNLYDLYCMKCHKKIEVSEYLSDYRHCEDGGITRPNVVLYEEGLDASVVDASIKAVSNADTIILVGTSFKVYPFASLLDFACSDAIVVLVNNEDVNNSRIDIKYIGDAREVFEYIDII
- a CDS encoding hypothetical protein (product_source=Hypo-rule applied; superfamily=63520), which translates into the protein MENIFSFKGNLFKYCSNRLEIYKDDNLVQQFYYTEIVSIEFKDAQGGLFSKDKECSLIIKTTNGDLELEFEKKYDNICDNIAKYYNKYIDSEYGKVSAYYNVVHLLGIEDRIQKNTVIRLSICEDKLLFNKNKSIKFSEIKNVELVDHMQFMHSVSIASTMILGDFAPSAGSKDELMIIEMIVITFKEKDKLKKVVVSQSKESQDDLESICNTIKSACK